Proteins co-encoded in one Arachis hypogaea cultivar Tifrunner chromosome 11, arahy.Tifrunner.gnm2.J5K5, whole genome shotgun sequence genomic window:
- the LOC112723272 gene encoding uncharacterized protein has protein sequence MFPLSSLSEAEKVLGEISNYKVQLEAVKAKIKSAKSKDESESLKFTQKKLINKAGCKFLIFAHHQPMIDAIHECLLKKKVGCIWIDGGTPAASRQQLVTDFQEKDYIKAAVVWWYFWLCISSMCFRYKHLFCCLG, from the exons ATGTTCCCGCTTTCTTCCTTGTCCGAAGCAGAGAAGGTTCTAGGagaaatatctaattataaagtTCAG TTGGAGGCGGTAAAAGCCAAAATCAAATCTGCTAAATCAAAAGATGAGTCTGAATCTCTTAAATTTACTCAAAAGAAACTGATTAACAAG GCAGGTTGCAAGTTTCTTATATTTGCGCACCATCAGCCAATGATAGATGCAATACATGAGTGCCTTCTT AAGAAAAAAGTGGGTTGCATCTGGATTGATGGAGGTACACCCGCTGCATCAAGGCAACAATTGGTTACAGATTTCCAGGAAAAGGATTATATCAAGGCAGCTGTAGTATGGTGGTATTTTTGGTTGTGCATTTCTTCCATGTGTTTCCGTTATAAGCATCTTTTCTGTTGTCTTGGTTAG